DNA from Plasmodium cynomolgi strain B DNA, chromosome 12, whole genome shotgun sequence:
CGAAGCAGTTTTTGGCCACGTACGATGGCTCACAGGTCCGCTAACATAACACGCACGCGCGAGCCCCCATTTCAGGCTTAAAAAACGCACTTACTGCGCGAACTGCGTAAACCGCGTTAACTGCACGATCTCCACAAACACTTGTCAAAGTGGTCAtttgttaagaaaaaaatagggaaaagAAAGTAAGGAAtacacctttttcttcctttttaatgttataaaaaaatcacaaaaaaaatgtgggcaaaaataaatcttcaaAATAGCCATAAAATGGATATGTTATATACACGCAGCGcaaaaacacacacaagaGCAGTTATGCCCCACCGTTCATGCTAGGTCAACTTGTGAATTCTACATCTCGCTGATTTTACGAGCCATTTGAATGCCTTCACAACGTATGTCACTTTGACCTGgttgtgattttttctttttattctttttttctttttattccttttattccttttttacttttttcacctttttcacttttttttccttttttttccaatccGCTTTGCGGATGTGCAggttgcttctccccatgTGAGCGTCGTCCCTTTTGGCATACATTTGTGTAGGCCCTCTCCCCGCTTTGGATTCGTGGCCATTGCGACGATGGTGCTCCTGCTTAGCACCTATATCATCTGTGTGgtcgaagaagaagctgtcaaattttttacttggCGGAATTGTTACCGAGTTAATGGTCGTTAAATtctttttgcacatttgaataaaattatttaacaattcagtgttcatttttttaaaaaaagggttctCCGAAatgacaatattttttaaataattcagTTCACATAAATGGCTAAGAATTCCTGCGTCcataatgaaattattttgtatataaaagTGTTTTCGCGGTCATGTATACGATATCCCTCTGTACATGTGTTAATTTGTTACTGTTTAATCGTAACTCTTGTacatttgaaaaatgggaaccaAAACAAAATTCTCTCATTCTGTTAAATgaaagggaaattttttttaagtgtgtCATAACTTTGGTCGGTTTTGCAAACGTTTCAATTTTATTGTTCTTTAAAATGAGTGTCTCCAAATTTTGGAGATTTGCTAAATTGGGAACTTTCTCAATCTCGTTATATGCTAATATTAACGTTTTCAAATTTCCCAATTCGCATACCCCATccattattttgattttattgTTGGACAAATTTAGGTACACTAAGTTGTTTATGTTGCTTAGGTAATTTATGTTATCTATTAAATTGTATTGTAAAACGATTTGCTGTAAATTTAAGTTCATTTCTAGCATCGACagatcttttattttgttttcactcaagtcaattttttgcaaatttttcatttgataTAATTCTTCACATTCTTCtatatttctgttttttaaaattagttCTCTGCAATTTGATATATCTCCATTTTTGATTACAGAGGATATCTTTAGTATCGTCAATTTGGCTATGATTTCTTCGTCGTTTTCTCTCTTCTCATCGCATTGctgcttttccattttgtttccataaaaattgtgagcaGGATGAGGGATTTCTCAGTATAGTTGGCTATGTCTAGGAATGGCTCTCCAACCACGGCATCCCACGGGggttgcaaaaatgaaaaaaaaaagcggacaGCCTAAACGAGCAAGCGGATAGCCTAAACGAACAAGCGGATAGCCTAAACGAACAAGCGGATAGCCTAAACGAACTAGCGCAAATGAAGCCTTCCAATTCGAACCCCTCCGTTTTACATCACAAAATAgtgcttcccttttggaacattcccatttttgttatctacataaaaaagattGCAAAACCTCCTGTTGTTGCATTCAACGTAATGGAGAAGCATATGCAGCTTTCTTAACTCGGTTAAGGAATCAATCGCCTTCAAAACGATGTATCGCCTAAGGTTCCAAGTACGTCAAGTCAAAGCGGctaaaacaaaatggttaaCCAATTTTTAAtcttcaaaatgggcacccaaaagggaagatttttcaaaatgtatgcaaataaatatacatgcacCGCATTTCcgcaaagtggaaaaaaatatgccaccTCG
Protein-coding regions in this window:
- a CDS encoding leucine-rich repeat protein (putative); amino-acid sequence: MEKQQCDEKRENDEEIIAKLTILKISSVIKNGDISNCRELILKNRNIEECEELYQMKNLQKIDLSENKIKDLSMLEMNLNLQQIVLQYNLIDNINYLSNINNLVYLNLSNNKIKIMDGVCELGNLKTLILAYNEIEKVPNLANLQNLETLILKNNKIETFAKPTKNERILFWFPFFKCTRVTIKQ